DNA from Kitasatospora herbaricolor:
AACGGGGTCACCGCCGCGCTGGAACTGATGCAGATGATCGAGGACACCCCGACCCTGCTCGCCGCCCACCTGCGCCGGATCACCGAGCAGGAGCAGGTGGTGGCCGGCCTGCTCGCCGCCCGCGAGGGCCTGGACCCGGCCGTCGACCTGCGCCCCAAGGTGATGGCGGCGGTCTTCGGCGGGGTCCTGCGCTCGGCGCACCTCGCCTGGTCCGCCCAGCCCGAGGACAGCGGGCCGGAGGGCATGATCGCGCTGATCGAGCGCCACTTCGACCAGCTCGGACCGGCCCTGGCCGGCGACTGGCGGTCCTGACCGGCTGCCCGGCAGCCGACAGGACAGCCGACCGGACACCCGCCCGGGCGGCCGGCGGCCGGCCGGGTGTCATACCCCGGTAGCACCCGCAGGACAGGCCCCCGGTGGGACGCCCGGCGATCGCCGCGCTCCTAGGCTTGGGCGGCATGGACTCCCCGCCCACCGGACGTACCGGCCCCTCCACCCTGGCCGCGCTGGCGACCGCCCTGGCCCGGCCGTCCCGGGACCACACCCCGCTGTTCGCCCACGCCTCCCCGCGCTGGCTGCGCTACCTGCCGCACGTCCTCGCCCTCGGTGCGGTGACGGCGCTGCTGCCCAGCTCGATCAACGTGCTGGCAGACGACTACGGCATGAACGCCGGCCTCGCCGCCGGGCTGGCGGTGGCCCAGAGCGTCCCCCTGCTGCTCGCCGTCAGCCGCCCGCTGCCGGCCTGGTGGATCATCGGCTCGGCACATCTGCTGACCGCCCTGCTGCTGCTCGCCGCCGGGGAGCCGACCGGCTCCGTCTGGCCCTGGCCGGCCACCTCGATCGTCGGCTACTGCCTGCTGATGATCCCGCTCTCCCTGCGGGAGCCCCGCCGGACCCTCTTCGCGGTCTGGCTGGTCACCGCCGCCGCCACCCTGGCGACGGCCCTGCTCGCCCCCGACGGGCAGTTCGGCGGTGACAACAGCCTGCTGGGGATCACCCTGCCGGGCGCCGTGCTGGTGCTCGGCGGCGCGCTTCGCGAGCGCGCCGAGGCCCGCCGGCTGCTGGTCGAGCAGGAGCACATCAGCGAGGCCGAACGCGGGCGCCGCACCCTGCTCGAGGAGCGCGCCAGGATCGCCCGCGAGCTGCACGACGTGGTCGCCCACCACATGTCGGTGATCGCCGTGCAGGCCGCCAGCGCGCCCTACCGGCTCACCGGCGTACCGGCCGACGCCGCCGAGGAGTTCGCCGCCATCGCCGGCACCGCACGCGCCTCGCTGACCGAGATGCGCCGCCTGCTGGGCGTGCTGCGCAGCGAGGACTCCGGCACCGAGACGGCCCCGCAGCCCGGCGTCGGCGACCTCGCCCGGCTGGTCGAGACGGTGGGCCGGGCCGGGGTGAGCGCCGACCTGACCGTCAGCGCGGAGGCCGCCGGGCCGCTGCCGCCGGCGGTGGACCTCTCGGCGTACCGGATCGTCCAGGAGGCGCTGGCCAACGTGGTGCGGCACGCGCCGGGCGCCGAGGCCTGGGTCTCTCTGGCGGTCGAGGACGGCCGGCTGCTGGTCGCGGTGGCCAACGCGGCCCCGCCGGCCGGGGCCGAGCCACTGGAGCACGCCGCGGAGGGCACCGGCCACGGCCTGGTCGGGATGCGTGAACGCGTCCGGCTGCTGGATGGCAGGCTGGACACCGGCCCGCTGCCCGACGGCGGCTTCAGGGTCGCCGCCGCACTGCCGATCGACAGCCTCCAGGAGAACGCCGAGTGACCATCCGAGTGATCATCGCCGACGACCAGGCCATGGTGCGGGCCGGCTTCGCCGCCCTGCTGAACGCGCAGCAGGACATCGACGTGGTCGGCGACGCGGCGGACGGCGCGCAGGCCCTGGAGGTCAGCGGCCGCACCCACCCCGACGTCGTCCTGATGGACGTCCGGATGCCCGTCATGGACGGCCTGGAGGCCACCCGGCAGCTGCTCGGCCGCACCGACGGCGGGCACCGCCCCCGGGTGCTGATGCTGACCACCTTCGACGTGGACGACTACGTGTACGAGGCGCTGCGCGCCGGGGCCAGCGGCTTCCTGCTCAAGGACGCCCCGCCGGCCGACCTGATCGCCGCCGTCCGGGTGGTCGCGGCCGGCGAGGCCCTGCTCGCCCCCTCCGTCACCCGCCGGCTGATCGAGGACTTCGCCCGCACCCGGCCGGCCCCGCGCCGCGACCCGAAGCTGCGGCTCAACGGCCTGACACCGCGTGAGACCGAGGTGCTGGAACTGATCGCCCGGGGCCTGTCCAACCAGGAGATCGCGGCCGGGCTGGTACTCGCCGAGCAGACCGTGAAGACCCACATCGGCCGCATCCTCGCCAAGCTCGACCTGCGAGACCGCGCCCAGGCGGTGGTGCTGGCCTACGAGTCCGGACTGGTGACGCCGGGTCAGTGAAGCCCCTCCTGACACCCGCCTGATACCCGGGTGCTACCCGGTGGTTGGCCCCGCGGTGTGACGCCCGCGGGGCCTTCGCCTTCCTACCTTCTCCCTCGTCGCACCGGACGCACGAGGGAGAAACAGAACGATGCTGCTGCGCTTCAGGCGGACGCTGGCCGCCGCCGCGATCACCGCCGTCACCCTGCTCGGCGCGGGCGGCTGGGCCGCCGCCGACTCGCAGACGCCGGTCACCGGGCCGCCGCCGGGCAGCGCCGCCTGGGTCGCCGACACCACACTCGGCGTCCGGCTGCCCGACCCGGCCGGCGCGACGCCCGCCGAGGTCGCGGACTTCTTCGCCGGCCTGCCGCCGGCGCAGCGGGACGCCCTCGCCGTCCGCCACCCCCAGGTGGTGGGCAACCTGGACGGCGCACCCGTCCCGCTGCGCTACCGGGCCAACGCGCTGGCCCTCGGCGAGGAGCTCGGCAAGGAGCGGGCCAGGGCCGGCGACCCTGCGCTGACCGGCCAGGACCACGAGGCGGCCCGGGCCCGCGCCGAGCGCTGCCGGAGCCTGCTGACCGACGGGCGGCAGATCCTCGCCTTCGACCCGCGCGGCCGGGGCACGGTCGCCGAGGCCTACGGGGACCTGACAGCCGCCCGGCACACCGCGGTCGTGGTGCCCGGCTCCGACATCGACCTGATGAGCTTCGACCGCGCCGGGGACCCGTACGGCACGCCCGCCGGCATGGCCCGCGCCCTGTACGACGCCACCGGCCGGGCCGCCGCCGTGGTCGCCTGGGCGGGCTACACCACCCCCGTCGGGGTCGGCCTGGACGCCGCCGCCGAGGACCTCGCCGAGGCCGGCGCCCGGCGGCTCGGGCGGTTCCTCACCGGCCTGGCCCGGACCACCTCGCCGGACGCCCCCGCCACCGTCCTCTGCCACAGCTACGGCTCGGTGGTCTGCGGGCTGACCGCCCCCGGCCCGGCGCAGGCCTCCGGCGTGGTGGTGCTGGGCTCCCCGGGCATGGGCGTGCCGGACGCCGCCGCCCTCGACCGCCGGGTGCCGCTGTGGGCCACCGACCGCAACGGCTCGGACTGGATCGGCGACGTCCCCAACGTCTCGCTGCTGGGCCTCGGGCACGGCGCCGACCCGACCGGCGCCGGCTTCGGCGCCCGGCACCTGCCCTCGACCGGATCGCACGGCCACACCGGCTACTTCGCGCCCGGCACCGCCTCACTGGCCCGCTTCGCCGACCTCACCCTCGGCCGCCCGGCCGGCTGAACCGGCGCCGGACCGCCCGGACCGAACCGCCCCTGGCCGAACCGCCCTGCCCCGGACCCACCGGGCCCACCGGGCCCACCGCACCGAGCCACCCCGAGCCGTACCGAGCACCCCGAGCCGCCCCGAAGGAGCCGCACCATGGCCGCACCCCTGACCGCCCTGCGCCGAGCCGCCGCCAAGGTCGACGCGCAGACCCCCGCCACCCGCGACCGCGCCCTCGACGGGCTCCGCGCGCTCGCCCTGCTCGCCGTACCGGTCGGGCACTGGATGCTAGGCGGCCTCACCCTCTCCCCCGACGGCGCGCTGCACAACGCCAGCCCGCTCAGCTCGCTGGGCTTCTTCGCACCGGTCAGCTGGCTGCTGCAGATGCTCGGCGTGTTCTTCCTGGTCGGCGGCCACTCCTCGGTCCGCTCGCTGGAGCGCGCCCGGGAGCGCGGCGCGAGCACCCCGGCCTGGCTGCGCGGCCGGGCGGTGCGGCTGCTGCGGCCGGTGCTCGGCGTCGCCGCCGTCTGGGCGCTGCTGATCCCCGTGCTGCACCGGCTCGGCGTGCCCGACGGCACCGTCCGGACCGGCTCGGTGCTGGTCGTCCAGCCGCTCTGGTACATCGCGGTGTACCTCGGGCTGACGGCGCTCACCCCGTGGTGCGTGGCGCTGGGCCGGCGGTTCGGCGGCCGATCGGCGGCCGCGATGCTGGCCGTGGTCGCCCTGGTGGACGCCCTGCGGTACGGGCCGTGGGCCGACGCGGTGCCCTCCTGGCTCGCCCTGGTCAACATCCTCCCGGGCTGGATGTTCGCCTACCAGCTGGGCGTGCTCTGGGCGCAGGGCCGGCTGGGCCGCCGGGCCGCGCGGCTCCTGCTGCTGGGCGGCGGCGCGCTGTTCGCCGCCCTGCTGCTGTTCTTCCACTACCCGGCCAGCATGGTGGGCGTGCCGGGTGCGGCGCGCACCAACTCGCACCCGCCGTCGCTGCTGGTGCTCGCGCTGGCGGCGGTGCAGTGCGGGGCGGCCGTCCTGCTGCGGGAGCGGATCGGGCGGCTGCTGCGCCGGCCGCTGCTCTGGCTGCCGGTGGTGCTGGTCAACCTGTCGGCGATGACGGTCTTCTGCTGGCACCAGAGCGCGATGCTGGCGGTGGCGGTGCCGGGCGCGGCGGCCTTCGGCGCGGTGCCGGGGCTGACCACCGCCCCGGACTCGCCGGCCTGGGTGGCGGGCCGGCTGGTGCTGCTGCCGCTGTTCGCCGCGGGGCTGGTCGGGATCGGCCGGTTCGCCCGCCGCTTCGACGGTCCGTGGACCTCGTTCTCCCGCACCTGGAAGGCGGTGGCGGGGGCCGGGGCGGCCGTCTTCGCGGGCTACGCGCTCGGCGTGGTGTGACGGTACGGCGGCCGGCCGGCCGTCACTCTGCGGAATCGGTCAGGTGAGCCCGAACGGCTCATCCTGGCGCACCCGCCGGTCGAGTCGCATGCGAACCACCACGGGGCGTGATGATGTGGCCGCGTCGGCCCCGGCCCCGCGCGGCCCCGCCCACGGACTCCCGCGCGTACTCCCCCGCCGGCCCCGCACCCCTGCCCCCACGCCCCTGCCCCCGAGGAGCCCCATGTCCCGCAGGAAACTCTCCGCCGCCCTCTCGGCGTGCGCCGTCGTCTCCGCCCTGACCGGCGCGAGCCTGTTGACCACCGCCGCCCCGGCCCTGGCCCGCGCCGCCCAGGTGCACGGCCACGACGGCCACTCGGCGGGCGAGGAGGCCGCCCCGCACATCACCTCGCCCCGGGTGATGGCCGAGATGCGCCCCGACGAGGTCGCGTCGCTGGGCCAGGAGCACGCCGAGGCGCACGCCGGCGCCAGGGCGGCGATCCGCGGCGTCGGTGACTACCCGCAGACGACCAGGACCAACCGGCTGAACGCGCTGACGGACTCCCAGGCGACGATCAACGCGGGCTTCGACCCGACCACCTCCGGCGCCTTCAAGCAGTACTTCTCCTCGCCGGAGTTCGCCGCCCACATCGCCATGCTGCCGACCGGCAAGGTGCTGCTCTTCTCCTTCGAGCGGATCGAGACCAACCCGGAGAAGGAGCCGGCGCCGACCCAGACCACCGGTAAGGAGAACGCCGGCCGCGCCTTCCTCTGGGACCCGGCCAAGGGCACCGGCCCCGGCGCGTTCACCAAGGTCACCCCGCCCGTGATCGACATGCCGGACGGGCTCGGCGAGCCCCGCCCGGCGCCGTTCTTCTGCGCCGGGCACTCGTTCCTGCCGAACGGCATGCTCGGGGTCTTCGGCGGCAACCTCGGCGGCAACGGCGGCAGCGGCGCCAAGCTGTCGCTGATCTTCGACCCGTGGACGGAGACCTGGACCCGCAACCCGGACATGTCGGTCGGCCGCTGGTACCCGTCGGTGGTCACCGGCCCCGACGGCCGGCAGCTGATCATGTCCGGCCAGTCCGAGCTGGGCTGGGGCACCCCGACCCCGGTGGTCGAGCGGTTCCCGGCGAAGGACTTCCCGGTGCCGCAGACCAAGTCGGACCTGCCGCGCAACACCCCGGTGGACACGTTCAGGGCGAGCGCCCCGTTCACCCTGGACTACCCGCACCTGTTCTCGATGCGCGACGGCAACGTCTACGGCTTCGGCCGGCACCCCGGCGAGCAGTGGCTGTTCGACCCGAACAACGAGACCCGCTCCGACCTGCCGGCCAGGCCGGACGGCAAGAAGCGCAACTACGGCTCGGCCGTGCCGCTGCCCGGCGGCCCCGAGGGCCCGGACGCCACCCTGCTGCTCGGCGGCGACCGGGACAACCCGAACACCCTCAAATTCTCCAACGGCGCCTGGACGGCGGAGAAGTCCCGGGCCTTCGGCCGCACCCAGGACGACACCCTGCTGCTGCCGGACGGCACCCTGATGACGGTCAACGGCGCCTACGACATCCGCGACTACGGCAACGGCCCGTACAACCCCAACGCGGACCTGAAGTACCGCCAGACCGAGCTGCGCGACGCGCAGGGCAACTGGCGGCTGGGGCCCGTCCAGCGCCTGCCGCGCGGCTACCACTCCAACGCGGTGGTGCTCCCGGACGGCCGGGTGATGGTGACCGGGGACGAGCTGCAGCAGCTCGCCAACGACCCGGACATCACGGACGACATGAACGGCAGCATCGAGATCTACGAGCCCGCCTACCTGGCCAAGGGCAACCGTCCGGTGCTCGACAAGGCGCCGCAGAGCATGATCGGCTACGGCGGCAGGTTCCTGGCGACCACCTCGACGCCGACGCTGGCCGCCCGCGCCGTGCTGCTCTCGCCGACCACCGCGACCCACTCGGTGAACACCAGCCAGCGCCACGTCGAGCTGCGGATCACCAGCCGGGCCGGCACCAAGCTGGAGCTCCAGGCGCCGCCGTCGGCGGCCGCGGCGCCGCCCGGGTACTACATGCTCTTCCTCCTCGACGACAAGGGCGTCCCGAGCACCGCGCAGTGGGTCCAGCTGGGCACTCCGTCCTGACGGCCGGTCATCGGACGGCCCCACCCGGCCCCGCACCCCGGACGGGGGCGCGCGCGACGGATCCCGCGCGGCCCCGTCCGGGTGACTTTTTGGTTCGTCCACGATGAACCCGACTACCGTACGTGTTCCTGTGAGACCGCCCCAGGAGGGCACGCATGACCGATCTGAGACTGCGCGAGAGCGACGAGATCCAGGGCGACATCCTCGCCGGATTCAAGAAAGACCACGTCACCCTGCTGTTCCTGAAGTTCGAGGACGCCCCCAAGGCCCGGGCCTGGCTCAAGGCCCTCACCCCCAGGATCGCCACCACCCGTCAGGTGGCCGCCTTCAACGCGGCCTTCAGCGCCGCCCGCCGGGCCTCCGGCGGCGACGACCCCGGCTCGCTGAAGGCCGTCTGGACGGGCGTCAGCTTCACCTACGCCGGCCTGGCCGAGCTGTCCGGCCGGGAGCCCTACGAGAACGCGCCCGTCGGCGGCACCCTGGAGGCGTTCAAGGACGGCTCCGCCAAGCGGGCCGGCGCGCTCGGCGACACCGGCGACAACTCCCCCGACAACTGGCTGTTCGGCAACGGCCGGACCCAGCCGGTGCACGCGGTGCTGACCGTCGCCGCCGACACCGCGCAGGACCTCCAGGCCGCGGTCACCGAGCAGCGGGACGCCGCCGCCCAGGCCCGGATCGTGATCGTCTTCCAGCAGAACGCGGCGACCCTGCTCGGCACCCGCCGGGGCAAGGAGCACTTCGGCTTCAAGGACGGCGTCAGCGAGCCGGGCGTCCGCGGCTTCGACCGGCCCTCCGCGACGAACCCGGACGAGGTGGATGGCCACCCCGGCACCCGGATCGTCCCGGCCGGCGAGTTCGTCGTCGGCGAGGAGCCCGCCCCCGGCAGCAGCACCGGCCTGCCCGACTGGGCGCGGAACGGCTCCTTCCAGGTGGTCCGCCGGCTCGCCCAGGACGTTCCCGGTTGGTGGGCCCAGGTCGGCGTCCAGCTGAGGATCCTCAAGCAGGCCAAGGCCGTCCCGCCGGAGGCCACCACCGAGTGGCTGGCGGCCCGGCTGGTCGGCCGCTGGCGCTCGGGCGCGCCGGTCTGCAAGCACCCCGGCGCCGACGTGCCCTTCGACCCGGCCGCGTCCGACGACAACGACTTCGGGTTCCGGGACGACCCGGACGGCCTGGTCACGCCGCTCTTCTCGCACCTGCGCAAGACCAGCCCGCGCGACGGCCTGCGCGAGCGACCCGGCGAGCCGCCGCTGGAGGCCGGACTCCTCGACGGGCGGCGCATCATGCGCCGCGGCGCGCCCTACGGACAGCCCTTCGACCCGGCCTCCGAAGGCCCCGGCGGACCGGACGACCCGCGCGGCCTGCTCTTCGTCTGCTACCAGGCCGACATCACCACCCAGTTCGAGTTCATCCAGACCGCCTGGATCGACGAGACGAACTTCCCGCCCGGGCGCGCGCCCCACGAGCCCGGCGGCGACCCGATGATCGGACTGGACTGCCCGGTCAGCTACGAGAGCCGGGCCGCGGACGGCAGCCGTCAGGTCACCCCGCTCGGCTTCAAGCAGTTCGTCCGCACCGAGGGTTCGGTCTACGCCTTCGCGCCGTCCCTCAGCCTGCTGCGCGGGCTCGCCGACGGCACCCTCGCCCCGCTGGCACCGGCGGCGCAGCAGCCCGGCGGCGGCGCCCCGCAGCAGGGCACCGGCGCCCAGCAGCCCGGAACCGCCCTGCCCGGCGGCGGGTCGACGCCCCCGCGGCCCCCCGCCCAGGTGGTGGACGAGTTCCTCGCGGTGCCGGACGCGCAGGTCCCGGGCGGGGTCAGCGAGTTCTGGGTCTTCCGGCAGGGCCGGTACCGCAAGATCTCGGTCGCCGGCGGCACCCACGACGACGCCCTGCTGAAGTCCGACGGCGCCCTCACCGGCTGGGCGGCACTGCAGGGCGTGGCCCGGGTGGACGCCGTGCTGCCGATCCCCGGCAAGCAGCGGGTCGGGGGGCGGAGCCGGTACTGGTTCTTCCACACCGTCGAGGGCAAGCAGGTCTACCGGGGCGTGTCGATCGCCGACGGCGTCGCGCACACCGACACCCTGGACCACGCCGACCGCGGCCTCGGCCGGTGGGGTTCGCTGGCGGGCGTCGCGCAGGTCGACGCCTTCCTCCCGGTGCCGGACCTGCAGGGCGTCGGCGGGAAGAGCTGGTACTGGGTGTTCCACAGTGCCGGCGGACGGCAGGTCTACCGGCTGATCTCGGTCTTCGACAGCGGCCTGCACATGGACGCCCTGGAGCGCTCCGACCGCGAGCTGACCGCCTGGGTCTCGCTCGAAGGCGTCACCCGGGTCGACAGCTTCCTCGCCGTGCCGGACCGTCAGCGCACGGGCGGCAAGAGCGAGTTCTGGGTCTTCCATCAGAACAGGTACCGCCGGATCTCGGTCGCCGACGGCAGCGGGCACCCGGACCGCCTCGAACAGGCGGACCGCGACGCCGGCAGCTGGACCTCGCTGGCCTGACCCCGGACGGGCCGGTCCGGCCGGGGCCTCGGGCACCCCGGACGGGCCGGTCACCCACCGGCACACCGGCCCACCGAAATCCGCGAGCAGGACGTTGACCTGCACCGGCGCACCCCGCGCACGCGCCGGTCGGGCGTCGCGACCCACGGGCGCCCGTCCGGCGACGCGCGCGGGCGGATCATCGGACCGCCGAGGTGGCACCCCGGCGAAACTCCCGGTTCAGCCCGGCGATACGGGGCCGACGGATCGACATGTGACCCATCCCACAGTTTAGGGCTCGCCCATCGCTCCTCCCGACCACCTACGCTTGCCGGAGCAGTAGGCAGTCGTACCACCTCCGGGCCCCGCCCGCAGTGACGGTCACGGGTCCCCGAGGGAGTTGACGCCATGCGCCGAAGGCGTTGGAAGCGTGTACTGATCGGCGCCTTCGCGGGCTGCGCGGTCCTCGTGGACGCCGGAGCGGCCGCGGCCCAGGCCGCCGCCTCCACCGAACAGGTCGCCATCGCGTCGCCCCCGGCCGGCAGCGCCGCCTGGGTGCAGGACCACTCCCTCGGGCGCGCCCTCCCTGACCCGGCCACCACCTCGGCCGGCACCGTCGCCACCTTCTTCGCCTCGCTGAAGCCCGCCGAGCTGGACCGGCTGCTCACCGAGTACCCGCTGGTGGTCGGCAACTTCGACGGCGCCCCGCTCGACGTCCGCTACCGCGCCAA
Protein-coding regions in this window:
- a CDS encoding sensor histidine kinase — protein: MDSPPTGRTGPSTLAALATALARPSRDHTPLFAHASPRWLRYLPHVLALGAVTALLPSSINVLADDYGMNAGLAAGLAVAQSVPLLLAVSRPLPAWWIIGSAHLLTALLLLAAGEPTGSVWPWPATSIVGYCLLMIPLSLREPRRTLFAVWLVTAAATLATALLAPDGQFGGDNSLLGITLPGAVLVLGGALRERAEARRLLVEQEHISEAERGRRTLLEERARIARELHDVVAHHMSVIAVQAASAPYRLTGVPADAAEEFAAIAGTARASLTEMRRLLGVLRSEDSGTETAPQPGVGDLARLVETVGRAGVSADLTVSAEAAGPLPPAVDLSAYRIVQEALANVVRHAPGAEAWVSLAVEDGRLLVAVANAAPPAGAEPLEHAAEGTGHGLVGMRERVRLLDGRLDTGPLPDGGFRVAAALPIDSLQENAE
- a CDS encoding response regulator, with protein sequence MTIRVIIADDQAMVRAGFAALLNAQQDIDVVGDAADGAQALEVSGRTHPDVVLMDVRMPVMDGLEATRQLLGRTDGGHRPRVLMLTTFDVDDYVYEALRAGASGFLLKDAPPADLIAAVRVVAAGEALLAPSVTRRLIEDFARTRPAPRRDPKLRLNGLTPRETEVLELIARGLSNQEIAAGLVLAEQTVKTHIGRILAKLDLRDRAQAVVLAYESGLVTPGQ
- a CDS encoding alpha/beta hydrolase produces the protein MLLRFRRTLAAAAITAVTLLGAGGWAAADSQTPVTGPPPGSAAWVADTTLGVRLPDPAGATPAEVADFFAGLPPAQRDALAVRHPQVVGNLDGAPVPLRYRANALALGEELGKERARAGDPALTGQDHEAARARAERCRSLLTDGRQILAFDPRGRGTVAEAYGDLTAARHTAVVVPGSDIDLMSFDRAGDPYGTPAGMARALYDATGRAAAVVAWAGYTTPVGVGLDAAAEDLAEAGARRLGRFLTGLARTTSPDAPATVLCHSYGSVVCGLTAPGPAQASGVVVLGSPGMGVPDAAALDRRVPLWATDRNGSDWIGDVPNVSLLGLGHGADPTGAGFGARHLPSTGSHGHTGYFAPGTASLARFADLTLGRPAG
- a CDS encoding acyltransferase family protein, which gives rise to MAAPLTALRRAAAKVDAQTPATRDRALDGLRALALLAVPVGHWMLGGLTLSPDGALHNASPLSSLGFFAPVSWLLQMLGVFFLVGGHSSVRSLERARERGASTPAWLRGRAVRLLRPVLGVAAVWALLIPVLHRLGVPDGTVRTGSVLVVQPLWYIAVYLGLTALTPWCVALGRRFGGRSAAAMLAVVALVDALRYGPWADAVPSWLALVNILPGWMFAYQLGVLWAQGRLGRRAARLLLLGGGALFAALLLFFHYPASMVGVPGAARTNSHPPSLLVLALAAVQCGAAVLLRERIGRLLRRPLLWLPVVLVNLSAMTVFCWHQSAMLAVAVPGAAAFGAVPGLTTAPDSPAWVAGRLVLLPLFAAGLVGIGRFARRFDGPWTSFSRTWKAVAGAGAAVFAGYALGVV
- a CDS encoding galactose oxidase early set domain-containing protein, yielding MSRRKLSAALSACAVVSALTGASLLTTAAPALARAAQVHGHDGHSAGEEAAPHITSPRVMAEMRPDEVASLGQEHAEAHAGARAAIRGVGDYPQTTRTNRLNALTDSQATINAGFDPTTSGAFKQYFSSPEFAAHIAMLPTGKVLLFSFERIETNPEKEPAPTQTTGKENAGRAFLWDPAKGTGPGAFTKVTPPVIDMPDGLGEPRPAPFFCAGHSFLPNGMLGVFGGNLGGNGGSGAKLSLIFDPWTETWTRNPDMSVGRWYPSVVTGPDGRQLIMSGQSELGWGTPTPVVERFPAKDFPVPQTKSDLPRNTPVDTFRASAPFTLDYPHLFSMRDGNVYGFGRHPGEQWLFDPNNETRSDLPARPDGKKRNYGSAVPLPGGPEGPDATLLLGGDRDNPNTLKFSNGAWTAEKSRAFGRTQDDTLLLPDGTLMTVNGAYDIRDYGNGPYNPNADLKYRQTELRDAQGNWRLGPVQRLPRGYHSNAVVLPDGRVMVTGDELQQLANDPDITDDMNGSIEIYEPAYLAKGNRPVLDKAPQSMIGYGGRFLATTSTPTLAARAVLLSPTTATHSVNTSQRHVELRITSRAGTKLELQAPPSAAAAPPGYYMLFLLDDKGVPSTAQWVQLGTPS
- a CDS encoding Dyp-type peroxidase, with protein sequence MTDLRLRESDEIQGDILAGFKKDHVTLLFLKFEDAPKARAWLKALTPRIATTRQVAAFNAAFSAARRASGGDDPGSLKAVWTGVSFTYAGLAELSGREPYENAPVGGTLEAFKDGSAKRAGALGDTGDNSPDNWLFGNGRTQPVHAVLTVAADTAQDLQAAVTEQRDAAAQARIVIVFQQNAATLLGTRRGKEHFGFKDGVSEPGVRGFDRPSATNPDEVDGHPGTRIVPAGEFVVGEEPAPGSSTGLPDWARNGSFQVVRRLAQDVPGWWAQVGVQLRILKQAKAVPPEATTEWLAARLVGRWRSGAPVCKHPGADVPFDPAASDDNDFGFRDDPDGLVTPLFSHLRKTSPRDGLRERPGEPPLEAGLLDGRRIMRRGAPYGQPFDPASEGPGGPDDPRGLLFVCYQADITTQFEFIQTAWIDETNFPPGRAPHEPGGDPMIGLDCPVSYESRAADGSRQVTPLGFKQFVRTEGSVYAFAPSLSLLRGLADGTLAPLAPAAQQPGGGAPQQGTGAQQPGTALPGGGSTPPRPPAQVVDEFLAVPDAQVPGGVSEFWVFRQGRYRKISVAGGTHDDALLKSDGALTGWAALQGVARVDAVLPIPGKQRVGGRSRYWFFHTVEGKQVYRGVSIADGVAHTDTLDHADRGLGRWGSLAGVAQVDAFLPVPDLQGVGGKSWYWVFHSAGGRQVYRLISVFDSGLHMDALERSDRELTAWVSLEGVTRVDSFLAVPDRQRTGGKSEFWVFHQNRYRRISVADGSGHPDRLEQADRDAGSWTSLA